Proteins from one Coffea arabica cultivar ET-39 chromosome 8c, Coffea Arabica ET-39 HiFi, whole genome shotgun sequence genomic window:
- the LOC140013708 gene encoding autophagy-related protein 8f-like yields the protein MAKSSFKQEHDFEKRRAEAARIREKYPDRIPVIVEKAEKSDIPGIDKKKYLVPADLTVGQFVYVIRKRIKLSAEKAIFIFVDNVLPPTGGIMSAIYDEKKDEDGFLYVTYSGENTFGSKILP from the exons ATGGCAAAGAGTTCATTCAAGCAAGAACATGATTTTG AGAAGAGGCGTGCTGAGGCTGCCAGGATTAGGGAGAAATATCCAGATAGAATACCG GTCATTGTGGAAAAGGCAGAGAAAAGTGATATTCCCGGCATCGATAAGAAAAA GTACCTTGTTCCAGCTGACTTGACTGTAGGGCAGTTTGTCTATGTAATCCGCAAAAGGATCAAGCTGAGTGCAGAGAAAGCGATTTTCATCTTTGTCGACAATGTCCTGCCACCAACAG GGGGAATTATGTCAGCCATATATGATGAGAAGAAGGATGAAGATGGCTTCCTCTATGTTACTTACAGTGGAGAGAATACATTTGGAAGCAAGATCCTGCCTTAG
- the LOC140013861 gene encoding uncharacterized protein, whose amino-acid sequence MLHFLHYTYITWSCNMEIPYIKLKFASDKPTPPLSDKPSKYCISDNMSLFLLLLLLLLCLSLQACGARPFGVVDIERIVTGLQLPHKNIEPSRAEGLKVQEPSVARIDKRMILPDWGGANTIQEKNSQTAGKENEDDKGYSVLLPSPQMDLHETSELEDQERRARSIMESPTAKAEETVDSMENDEGEDIVVMDYAQPHRKPPIHNRRP is encoded by the exons ATGCTCCACTTCCTTCACTATACATATATAACTTGGAGTTGCAACATGGAAATCCCAtatatcaaattaaaatttGCATCCGATAAACCTACTCCTCCTCTGTCTGATAAACCTTCAAAATATTGCATCTCTGATAATATGtctctattccttcttcttcttcttcttcttctttgtcttTCTCTGCAAGCATGCGGTGCCAGACCTTTTGGAGTTGTTGATATAGAAAGAATTGTTACAGGGCTTCAGCTTCCTCACAAG AATATTGAGCCTTCGAGAGCTGAAGGTCTAAAAGTGCAAGAACCATCGGTGGCTAGAATTGACAAAAGAATGATTCTACCCGATTGGGGTGGTGCAAACACAATCCAGGAGAAGAATTCTCAGACAGCagggaaagaaaatgaagatgataAAG GATATAGTGTTCTGCTGCCATCACCTCAAATGGATCTCCATGAGACATCAGAATTGGAG GATCAGGAGAGGAGAGCTCGATCGATAATGGAATCACCAACAGCCAAAGCAGAGGAGACTGTGGATTCTATGGAAAATGACGAGGGGGAGGACATAGTGGTCATGGATTATGCACAGCCCCATCGCAAACCACCCATTCATAACAGAAgaccctaa